The proteins below come from a single Chryseobacterium sp. MA9 genomic window:
- a CDS encoding glycoside hydrolase family 127 protein, whose amino-acid sequence MTPKLSVLLLCFVSFTSAQVKERIHYFPLETVRLSESVFNKAMMADRKYLMAMEPDRLLAPYLKEAGLRPKSENYPNWENTGLDGHIGGHYISALSLMYASTGDITIKERVDYMISELELCQKESPDGYISGIPDGKKIWKEIKQGNIRASGFGLNDRWVPLYNIHKLYSGLRDAYWYAKNEKAKAMLIRLTDWMMNEVSDLSDEQIQDMLRSEHGGLNEVFADVYDITHDKKYLQLAHRFSHQAILTPLLAGEDKLTGLHANTQIPKVIGYKHIADLENNESWSNAADFFWHNVTGKRSSVIGGNSVSEHFNPVNDFSSMIKSIEGPETCNTYNMLKLTKELYATLPESYYIDYYEKALYNHILSTENHDQGGFVYFTPMRPGHYRVYSQPQTSFWCCVGSGMENHAKYGEMIYARSDKDLYVNLFIPSTLTWEKEKVVLRQVNNFPEVPETTLIFDAAGKSEFDLKLRCPDWTTPSEVKILINGKQEKVQRGSDGYFTLTKKWKKGDVVKMILPMHLSAEQLPDHSNYYAFKYGPVVLAAKYGTENQQGLLADDSRGGHIAHGPQIPLNEIPVILGNSSEVVSHVTPLNNKPLNFAVTGLYPSEKFGKGLDLVPFYSIHAERYILYWPQADKNEIENTLKQKAKEEAETRKLDMITVDKIQLGEQQPESDHFIESKDSGTGYMEDRHFRDAKGWFSYQMKNNGKNASYLYVLYFDANTNRTLNIEINGKKIMTQNLEGKSGSSPQYLAVPIPDSEKNKENLTVKFLADEKLMTAKIIEVRLLKGKYEKQ is encoded by the coding sequence ATGACCCCAAAACTTTCAGTTCTTTTATTGTGTTTTGTTTCATTTACCTCAGCGCAGGTGAAGGAGAGAATTCACTATTTTCCTTTGGAAACTGTAAGGTTATCAGAGAGTGTTTTCAATAAAGCCATGATGGCAGACCGGAAATATCTCATGGCGATGGAGCCGGACAGATTGCTGGCTCCCTATCTGAAAGAAGCTGGTTTAAGACCAAAATCCGAAAATTATCCCAACTGGGAAAATACAGGTCTGGACGGGCATATAGGAGGGCATTATATTTCAGCATTATCCCTGATGTATGCTTCTACAGGAGATATAACAATAAAAGAGAGGGTTGATTACATGATCAGTGAATTGGAACTTTGCCAGAAAGAATCTCCGGACGGATACATTTCAGGAATTCCCGATGGAAAAAAGATCTGGAAAGAAATAAAACAAGGAAATATAAGAGCTTCAGGCTTTGGTTTGAATGACCGCTGGGTGCCTTTGTATAATATTCATAAACTGTACTCAGGATTACGCGATGCATATTGGTATGCCAAAAATGAAAAAGCAAAAGCAATGCTCATCAGACTCACAGATTGGATGATGAATGAAGTTTCAGACCTTTCTGATGAACAGATACAGGATATGCTGCGCAGTGAACATGGAGGACTCAACGAAGTTTTTGCGGATGTTTATGATATCACTCATGACAAAAAATATCTGCAGCTGGCTCACCGCTTTTCCCATCAGGCTATCCTTACTCCTCTTTTAGCAGGAGAAGATAAACTTACAGGGCTTCATGCGAATACACAGATTCCAAAAGTAATCGGATACAAGCATATTGCCGATCTTGAAAATAACGAGTCCTGGAGTAATGCCGCTGACTTTTTCTGGCATAACGTTACCGGGAAAAGATCTTCAGTTATTGGAGGCAACAGTGTCAGTGAACATTTTAACCCTGTCAATGATTTCAGCAGTATGATAAAAAGTATTGAAGGTCCGGAAACCTGCAATACCTATAATATGCTCAAACTTACCAAAGAGCTTTATGCAACACTGCCTGAATCTTACTATATCGATTATTACGAAAAAGCTTTATACAATCATATCCTTTCCACAGAAAATCATGATCAGGGAGGTTTTGTGTACTTTACGCCAATGCGTCCCGGACACTACCGTGTTTATTCACAACCTCAGACCAGCTTCTGGTGCTGTGTAGGATCCGGAATGGAAAATCATGCCAAATATGGAGAAATGATTTATGCCCGGTCAGATAAGGATTTATATGTGAACCTGTTTATCCCTTCCACATTGACATGGGAAAAGGAAAAAGTAGTGCTTCGTCAGGTCAATAACTTCCCGGAAGTTCCTGAAACAACATTGATCTTTGATGCTGCAGGAAAGTCAGAATTTGATTTAAAACTGAGATGTCCGGACTGGACCACTCCTTCAGAAGTAAAAATTCTGATCAATGGAAAGCAGGAAAAAGTACAGCGTGGTTCAGATGGCTATTTTACGCTGACTAAAAAATGGAAGAAAGGAGATGTGGTGAAAATGATTTTACCCATGCATCTATCTGCAGAACAACTTCCTGACCATTCCAATTATTATGCATTTAAATACGGTCCTGTAGTGCTTGCCGCAAAATACGGTACCGAAAACCAACAGGGACTTCTTGCGGACGATAGCAGAGGCGGCCATATTGCTCATGGTCCGCAGATTCCTTTAAACGAAATTCCAGTTATCCTTGGAAATTCTTCCGAGGTGGTCAGCCATGTTACACCTTTGAACAATAAACCGCTCAACTTTGCGGTTACAGGGCTTTATCCGTCGGAAAAATTTGGAAAAGGTTTAGATCTTGTGCCATTTTACAGTATTCATGCAGAAAGATATATTCTGTACTGGCCTCAGGCTGACAAAAACGAAATAGAGAATACATTGAAGCAAAAGGCAAAAGAAGAAGCGGAAACCAGAAAGCTGGATATGATCACAGTAGATAAAATCCAATTGGGCGAACAGCAGCCGGAATCAGACCATTTTATAGAAAGCAAAGACTCTGGCACAGGATATATGGAAGACCGTCATTTCCGCGATGCTAAAGGCTGGTTCAGTTACCAGATGAAAAATAACGGGAAAAATGCTTCATACCTTTACGTTCTGTATTTTGATGCGAATACCAACCGTACGCTGAATATTGAGATCAACGGTAAAAAAATCATGACTCAAAATCTGGAAGGAAAATCCGGAAGTTCACCACAATATCTGGCCGTTCCGATACCTGATTCAGAAAAGAATAAAGAAAATCTAACTGTAAAATTCCTGGCAGATGAAAAATTGATGACCGCTAAAATCATCGAAGTCCGTTTACTTAAAGGAAAATACGAAAAGCAATAA